From Lewinellaceae bacterium:
TTGGGGGTGAAGCATTCATTTTGTTCTAAAAACTTTATAGCGATGTCTCGTAAAATCCTTTTCCTTTTGCCGGCTCTGCTCAGCCTCCCGCTGATCACCCAGGCCCACGACGGCCACGGTTTTTTCCACGGCAATGAGTTTGCCCATTATCTCAGCTCTCCGGGGCACGCCATTCCGCTGATGCTGGTGGTAGCGGCGGCCGTAGCGCTGGCCGTTTACTGGAGAAGGAGCCGGGCGGAAGACAATGTGTAAAAGTGTAAAAGTTGAAATGTGTAAACGGCGCGGGGCCAACTGCCAAACACCGCTCACGTTTACACACTTAAACCTCAACCATGCATGAACTCTCCATCGTCATGAGCATTGTGGATTCCGCCCGGGAGCAGGTGGCCAAACACGGCGCATCACGGGTGGAAAGCATCGGCCTGGAGATCGGCACCCTGGCCGGCATCGAGCCGGACGCCCTGGAATTCGCCTGGGAAGCCGCCGTGCCGGAAACAGTTCTGGCCGGCGCCGAGCGCCACATTCATTATGTTCAGGCCAGGGCAAAATGTACCGGCTGTGGAGAGGAGTTCGACATACAACAGCTCTTTGAGCCCTGCCCTCATTGCGGGGAGTACTTCAATGACCTGGTGCAGGGGAAAGAGCTTCGGATAAAAACGATGACGCTGGTGACGAATTGATTTTTGATTTGCGATTTTTGATTTGCAATTTTTGATTTGCGATTTGTGGGCAGCACATCGGGTAGCAGCTCCTCGGCGAAAAATCAAAAATCAAACGTCAAAAATCAAACGTCAAAAATCAAAAAACGTCCTGGTCAAAAAAATCCAATCATCATGTGCAGCACTTGCGGATGCAATCAACCTTCGGACGCGGTCACCATCACCCTAATCGGTGAAGAGGAACAACAACCCGGCCACGAGCATCACCATCATGGCCATGAACACAGCCATAGCCATGAGCATCATCATGGCCATCACCACCATAGCCACGACCATAATCACGAGGGGCACCACCACCACCATAGCCACAGTCACCATGAGCACGAGCACGGGCATAGCCACGGCAAGACCGTCGTAGAGCTGGAACAGGACATCCTGCAGCAAAACAACCTGCTGGCCGAGCGCAACCGCGGCTTCCTGGAAGCCAAAGACATCCTGGCGCTCAACCTGGTCAGCTCGCCCGGCTCGGGCAAGACCAGCCTGCTGGAACGCACGCTCAAAGACCTTGCCGGCGAGTTCAGTTGCTGCGTCATCGAAGGCGACCAGCAGACGAGCAACGACGCCGACCGCATTGCCGCCACCGGCGCGCCCGTGGTGCAGATCAACACCGGCAAGGGCTGCCACCTCGACTCCGACATGGTCAACAAGGCCCTGAAAAAGCTGAAGCCGGCAGATGGTTCTTTGCTCTTCATCGAGAACGTCGGCAACCTGGTCTGCCCTTCCCTCTTCGACCTGGGCGAGGCGGCCCGCGTGGTCATCATCTCCGTCACCGAAGGAGACGACAAGCCCATTAAGTACCCGGACATGTTCCATTCCTCCCAGCTTTGCATCATCAACAAGATCGACCTGCTGCCCTACGTACAGTTTGATGTGGAGAAAACCAAGGAGTACGCCCGCCGGGTCAACCACCACCTGGAGTTCATCGAGCTTTCAGCGACGAGCGGGGAGGGGATGGAGGCGTGGTATGAGTGGCTGAAACAACGTGTAAATGTGTAAGCGTGTAAATGTCTCGGACGCCTCTTTTACACTTTTACACCTCACAGCCCCTGATTGCAGGAATATTCTAATGACTCTACAGCCGAACCAAAAAATAATAAACGATATGTGCCTGGCCATTCCCGGAAAAATAACCGCCATCCCCACCGTCCTGGACGACTTATTTCGCGTCGCCAAGGTCTCTTTTGGGGGCATACAGAAAGACGTTGACCTCACCATGGTGCCCGAGGCGCAGATCGGGGATTATGTGCTCGTCCATGTGGGCGTAGCGATCAGTGTAGTGGATGAGGAGGAGGCGAAGAAGACGTTTGAGTACCTGCAGCAGATCGGGGAGTTGGAGGAGTTGGGGCCGGAAGGGGAAGCCACGGGTTGAATTGTTGCATGGTTGAATTGTTGCATGGTTGAATTGTTAAATGGCTCAATTGTTAAATGGCCTGCTGTCACTATACCCACATCCCCTGCCTCCAAATCGCCTTAAACATATCCCACTCTCCCATCCTTTTATCCTTTTTTACCACTTCTTCCGGCAGGGCCGCCATCAGCTCGTCGAAGTTCTCGAACAGGTAGCCCAGGATGAGGGCGACTACCCTGCCCTGTTTCACCAACAACAAAGTTCGGCGCTCGATGCTGCCATCGGGATGGCGGCGGCGGTAGATGCCGTCGAGCTCCCGGAAGGTGTATACCCTCTGCCCGTTGCCAAAAACGCTGGTGAGGATGATGCGGTAGCTGTCAATCTGTACCCGTTTCAGGGACAGGCAAGCTACTACCGGCAGCACAACAAACAGGCTGAAAAAGGCCGTATACGCCAGCTTTTTCCACAATACAACTTCCGTCTCAACCCATACGAAGATGATCAGCGCCAGGTAAACCATGAACAGCAGGAAGCTGAAGACGACGCCTTCGGAGGTGTAGGTGAATTGGAACCGGGAGTGTACCATTTAGGGTGAAAAAGAAGTTTTTTGAGACCGTTTTTTGCAAATCCTGCTCTTAGGGATTGCGCCACAATAACTTACCCATTTAGAGTCGTTCTTTTGCGCGCTGGCTGCGTTGCCAAGCCTCGCCGCAGCTATGGCTGCGCCTGCGTTTGGCGCCTTGCCAGCACACAAAATAACTTCCTCTATTCTGAGCAACTTATTATTGCGCAATCCCTTACTCCCCAAACA
This genomic window contains:
- the hypA gene encoding hydrogenase maturation nickel metallochaperone HypA, translating into MHELSIVMSIVDSAREQVAKHGASRVESIGLEIGTLAGIEPDALEFAWEAAVPETVLAGAERHIHYVQARAKCTGCGEEFDIQQLFEPCPHCGEYFNDLVQGKELRIKTMTLVTN
- the hypB gene encoding hydrogenase nickel incorporation protein HypB, which translates into the protein MCSTCGCNQPSDAVTITLIGEEEQQPGHEHHHHGHEHSHSHEHHHGHHHHSHDHNHEGHHHHHSHSHHEHEHGHSHGKTVVELEQDILQQNNLLAERNRGFLEAKDILALNLVSSPGSGKTSLLERTLKDLAGEFSCCVIEGDQQTSNDADRIAATGAPVVQINTGKGCHLDSDMVNKALKKLKPADGSLLFIENVGNLVCPSLFDLGEAARVVIISVTEGDDKPIKYPDMFHSSQLCIINKIDLLPYVQFDVEKTKEYARRVNHHLEFIELSATSGEGMEAWYEWLKQRVNV
- a CDS encoding HypC/HybG/HupF family hydrogenase formation chaperone, translated to MCLAIPGKITAIPTVLDDLFRVAKVSFGGIQKDVDLTMVPEAQIGDYVLVHVGVAISVVDEEEAKKTFEYLQQIGELEELGPEGEATG